The proteins below are encoded in one region of Macrobrachium rosenbergii isolate ZJJX-2024 chromosome 29, ASM4041242v1, whole genome shotgun sequence:
- the LOC136854410 gene encoding LOW QUALITY PROTEIN: A disintegrin and metalloproteinase with thrombospondin motifs like (The sequence of the model RefSeq protein was modified relative to this genomic sequence to represent the inferred CDS: inserted 1 base in 1 codon), whose amino-acid sequence MKFQLSFLLALLAGSTQALVVSPKATTETGPAAVRMGRSRSPLDPLHVEVEAFGEVHKLSLTPAPSPLSVDFKLQTAAVGEDGVFTVVDVEEEEEESVSDLYHDTVTGSVVLVDGDKVEGFITPTLSLHIEADGTHKAIRQYSPIPEQMAHDYVQVPEGVLKGQPSSKKSNREIVSVNPEIYVVVDSTLASKFKSNSKVRQYLSVFWNAVNQRFATFSDPSINLVLAGALILRRSQYETFINDNILMGDYIHGENTLGSFSDWLFTKNTKFPNYDLAYLMTGKDMADVENSVIQGGLAGIAWRGAACVVSTYEKRNFKAAMGEDQEANYVGVMTAAHEVAHNLGSPHDGSDGAEACSWDDGYIMSYVSGSPNKVFFSSCSQQLMKDYMLTTDGECLSSLAVGSNIALSSQLPGELISMDEQCQKITGKSDAYASKSADEDXLCVQLQCQWQVREGNKIWTYTQTSGRPAAEGSACRSGGKCTNGSCQ is encoded by the exons ATGAAGTTCCAACTGAGCTTCCTCTTGGCTCTCCTAGCAGGCTCTACCCAGGCCTTAGTGGTCAGTCCAAAGGCCACAACAGAGACTGGTCCAGCTGCTGTTCGCATGGGACGCAGTCGATCCCCTCTTGACCCTCTCCATGTGGAGGTAGAAGCATTTGGTGAGGTGCACAAACTGAGTCTCACCCCAGCCCCTTCTCCTCTCAGTGTCGACTTTAAACTTCAGACAGCAGCTGTTGGTGAAGATGGAGTTTTTACTGTCGTAGatgttgaggaagaagaagaagagagtgtCTCCGACCTTTATCATGATACTGTTACTGGATCTGTTGTATTAGTTGATGGAGATAAAGTAGAGGGGTTCATAACACCAACTCTCTCTTTACACATTGAAGCTGATGGAACTCATAAAGCCATCAGGCAATATTCACCAATTCCTGAACAAATGGCCCATGACTACGTTCAGGTACCAGAAGGAGTTCTCAAAGGTCAGCCCTCCTCTAAAAAAAGCAATAGAGAAATAGTCAGTGTTAATCCTGAGATCTATGTTGTCGTAGACAGTACATTGGCTTCTAAATTTAAATCTAATTCAAAGGTAAGGCAGTATTTGTCAGTATTTTGGAATGCAGTCAATCAAAGATTTGCCACATTCTCAGACCCTTCAATTAATCTGGTTCTTGCTGGTGCCTTGATACTTAGACGTTCACAATACGAAACTTTCATCAATGACAACATTCTGATGGGTGATTACATCCATGGAGAAAACACATTAGGTTCCTTCAGTGACTGGCTTTTCACAAAGAATACCAAGTTCCCCAATTATGACCTGGCCTACTTAATGACAGGAAAAGATATGGCTGATGTTGAAAACAGTGTCATTCAGGGAGGATTAGCTGGTATTGCATGGAGAGGTGCAGCTTGTGTGGTGAGTACTTATGAGAAGAGGAATTTCAAGGCAGCTATGGGTGAAGACCAGGAAGCAAACTATGTGGGTGTCATGACAGCTGCTCATGAGGTTGCCCATAATCTCGGTTCTCCTCATGATGGGTCAGATGGTGCTGAGGCTTGTTCATGGGATGATGGCTACATCATGAGCTATGTGTCTGGTAGTCCCAATAAAGTGTTCTTCTCTTCCTGCTCACAGCAGCTCATGAAGGACTACATGTTGACGACTGATGGCGAGTGCCTGTCGAGCCTTGCCGTAGGAAGCAACATTGCTCTTTCCTCTCAGTTACCTGGAGAACTGATCAGTATGGACGAACAGTGTCAGAAAATCACAGGTAAAAGTGATGCTTATGCCTCGAAGTCTGCTGATGAAG TCCTTTGTGTGCAGCTGCAATGTCAGTGGCAAGTGAGGGAAGGCAACAAAATCTGGACCTACACACAGACCAGTGGAAGACCTGCTGCAGAAGGATCCGCCTGCAGGAGTGGTGGAAAGTGTACCAATGGCTCTTGCCAGTAA